In the Chromobacterium sp. ATCC 53434 genome, TCCACCGCCGACGCCCGCAGCTTCGATGTCCAGCTGTCGGCGCGCCATGTCGACATCGGCGCCGGCCCGATGCTGGCGTTCAGCTTCGCCGACCGCACCGAAGCCAAGGTGATGGGCCAGCTGCTGGATTTCGAGCGCCAGTTGGTCGAGCGCTCGCTGAACATCGTCAAGACGCTGAAAGAGGAAGGCTGCCAGGGCGAGGACGAGGACAAGCTGACCGGCGTCGCCGGCATGCACCGGCTGATGGCGGCGGCCCATGCCGAGACCAATCGCTCGCGCCGCTACGGCGGACCGTTGTCGGTGCTGGCGCTGGAATTGGTCAATCTGCCCGAGATGGTGCCCAAGGGCGACGACGGCTCGGCCAGCGGCCAGCTGATCCGGCTGGCCAGCAGCCTGTGCCTGCAAAGCACCCGCGACAGCGATCTGGTGGCGCGCCGCGGCGACAACATCTTCATCATTCTGCTGCCGAGCACGCAATTGCCCGGCGCCAGCGAGACCGGCCGCCGGCTGATCAAGGCGCTGCGCCAGCTGACCTTCCTGCATCGCGGCGAGGAGCATCAGGCGCTGGCCTGCGTCGGCGCCAGCTCGCTGCGCAGCGACGAGACCAGTCCGACCCCGATGCTGGAACGACTGGACATCGCGCTGCGCAAGGCGCGCGAAGGCGGCGCCAACTACATCATCAAACTGCCCTGAGCGGGGCCGGCGCTCAGAGCCTGTTTACGATCTTTTTGCGGCATCGACGGTATTCTGCCGGATGCAGGGCACGAAAAACGGCCCGCGGCAGTGTCGTTCACTGCAAGGGACGTTTGACAAAGCCATGCGCCGGCAGAAAACCGTCCCGAAGGGCAGGCCAGCCAGCAGGCCATCTGCGGCGTTGTCGGGCTAGGCCTTGGAATCACCAAGGCCTACGCCCCCCGCCTTGCATCTGACCTGCTGGCTGGGCTGCGATGCTCGTCAAAAGATCGTAAACAGGCTCTCAGGCCAGCTTGTCCAACAGCTTCTGGTGGATGCCGCCGAAGCCGCCGTTGCTCATCACCAGCACGTGGTCGCCGGGCCTGGCCTCGGCGGCGACGGCGCTCACCAGCGCGTCGAAATCGGAGAAGGTCCGCGCCTTGTCGCCGATAGGCTCCAGCGCCTCGGCCGGATTCCAGCCCAGGCCGGCCGCCGAGCAGAACACCTTGTCGGCCAGGGCCAGCGAAGTCGGCAGCGCCGCCTTCATCGTGCCCAGCTTCATCGTGTTGGAGCGCGGCTCCAGCACCGCCAGGATGCGCTGCGCCCCGACCTTGCGGCGCAAGCCTTCCAGCGTGGTGGCGATCGCCGTCGGATGATGGGCGAAATCGTCGTAGACGGTCACGCCGTTCGCCACGCCCTTCAGCTCCATCCGCCGCTTGACGTTGGCGAAACGGGACAAGGCGGCTATCGCGTCCCCGACCGCCACGCCGGCGTGGCGGGCGGCGGCTATCGCGGCCAGCGCGTTCAGCCGGTTGTGCTCGCCCAGCAGCGTCCAGCGCACCGTGCCCTGCATGGCGCCGTCCAGCAGCACGTCGAAGCCGCCGTCGTCGTGCAGCGCGCCCAGCTGCCAGCCGGCGTCGGCGCCGAAGCGCTCCACCGGCGTCCAGCAGCCGCGCTCCAGCACGCGATCCAGATTGGACTCCCGGCCATTGCTGACGATGCGGCCATGGCCGGGAATGGTGCGCACCAGATGGTGGAACTGGGTCTCGATCGCCGCCAGGTCGGCGAAGATGTCGGCGTGGTCGAATTCCAGATTGTTCAGCACCGCGGTGCGCGGGCGGTAATGGACGAATTTGGAGCGCTTGTCGAAGAAGGCGGTGTCGTACTCGTCGGCCTCGATCACGAAGAAGGGACTCTCGCTCGCCGGGTCCAGCGCCGGCCGGCCCGGCAGACGCGCCGACACCCCGAAGTTTTCCGGAATGCCGCCGATCAGGAAGCCCGGCGCCAGACCGGCGTCCTCCAGTATCCAGGCCAGCATCGAGCTGGTGGTGGTCTTGCCGTGCGTGCCGGCCA is a window encoding:
- the mpl gene encoding UDP-N-acetylmuramate:L-alanyl-gamma-D-glutamyl-meso-diaminopimelate ligase: MHIHILGICGTFMGGIAAIAKQAGHQVTGCDANVYPPMSTQLEAMGIALTQGFGAEQVELNPDVYVIGNVVTRGKPLMEEILNRGLPYISGPQWLAENVLRDKWVLAVAGTHGKTTTSSMLAWILEDAGLAPGFLIGGIPENFGVSARLPGRPALDPASESPFFVIEADEYDTAFFDKRSKFVHYRPRTAVLNNLEFDHADIFADLAAIETQFHHLVRTIPGHGRIVSNGRESNLDRVLERGCWTPVERFGADAGWQLGALHDDGGFDVLLDGAMQGTVRWTLLGEHNRLNALAAIAAARHAGVAVGDAIAALSRFANVKRRMELKGVANGVTVYDDFAHHPTAIATTLEGLRRKVGAQRILAVLEPRSNTMKLGTMKAALPTSLALADKVFCSAAGLGWNPAEALEPIGDKARTFSDFDALVSAVAAEARPGDHVLVMSNGGFGGIHQKLLDKLA
- a CDS encoding GGDEF domain-containing protein; its protein translation is MATMQTLQPLIDTVQGCLILSDPVDGRIRGANQLASILLVCPHDELLGRSIYDFVPDRAQAVDIDEQLTRGNMIYNRGMQLSTADARSFDVQLSARHVDIGAGPMLAFSFADRTEAKVMGQLLDFERQLVERSLNIVKTLKEEGCQGEDEDKLTGVAGMHRLMAAAHAETNRSRRYGGPLSVLALELVNLPEMVPKGDDGSASGQLIRLASSLCLQSTRDSDLVARRGDNIFIILLPSTQLPGASETGRRLIKALRQLTFLHRGEEHQALACVGASSLRSDETSPTPMLERLDIALRKAREGGANYIIKLP